Proteins from a single region of Diorhabda sublineata isolate icDioSubl1.1 chromosome 2, icDioSubl1.1, whole genome shotgun sequence:
- the LOC130452914 gene encoding uncharacterized protein LOC130452914, with product MVKSFMYFMSLKTGAAIMGATNIMFSITATVASSVALYHHQTGEDELYLILALILGIFNIFVAGVIIAALVKGCEKYVFLYIILEMTNLFIITVFAAINVFEYKSFSLAGLLLVCFFLWYGLYCMVGFYNELAEYNSVKSGVIEITCNTNINPVVFPEKAIESTAV from the exons ATGGTcaaatcatttatgtattttatGAGTTTAAAAACAGGAGCCGCTATAATGGGGGCCACAAATATT ATGTTCTCTATAACCGCCACTGTAGCATCAAGTGTAGCACTGTATCACCACCAAACTGGAGAAGACGAGCTCTATTTAATTTTAGCTCTTATCTTGGGAATATTCAACATATTTGTTGCTGGTGTTATCATAGCGGCTTTGGTTAAA gggtgcgaaaaatatgtatttctttACATCATTTTAGAAATGACGAATCTTTTTATTATCACAGTTTTTGCTGCAATCAACGTATTCGAATATAAATCATTTAGTCTTGCTGGTCTTCTACTTGTATGTT TCTTTCTTTGGTATGGTCTCTACTGTATGGTTGGATTCTACAACGAATTAGCAGAATACAATAGTGTGAAATCAGGCGTTATTGAAATTACGTGCAACACCAACATCAACCCAGTAGTTTTTCCTGAAAAAGCCATCGAAAGTACCGCAGTGTAA